Proteins encoded together in one Streptomyces umbrinus window:
- a CDS encoding class I SAM-dependent methyltransferase, which translates to MGHDHGQHEEHGHEHGQGHGHTHTHIDFAEMLPMLEQEAELFTPLYAEAAGWLRERQPEPEMIVDAGSGPGVISCLLADTFPKARVVAVDGAGPLLEAAHARAARLGIADRFSTLEAELGDGLGDLEYPADLLWASRSLHHVGDQRATLAGFAERLAPGGVLALLEGGLPSRYLPRDIGIGRPGLQARVDAVEQEWFTRMRRELPGAAEETEDWAGLLTAVGLRHAATRTFLLDLPAPLSEEGRAFVATSLGHRRTGLAEGLEPDDLALLDRLLDADDKASVYHRPDVFVLAAMTVYVGVKA; encoded by the coding sequence ATGGGACACGACCACGGACAGCACGAGGAACACGGTCACGAACACGGCCAGGGGCACGGCCACACGCACACCCACATCGACTTCGCCGAGATGCTTCCGATGCTGGAGCAGGAGGCCGAGCTGTTCACGCCGCTCTACGCGGAGGCGGCGGGCTGGCTGCGGGAGCGGCAGCCGGAGCCCGAGATGATCGTGGACGCGGGCAGCGGTCCCGGTGTCATCTCCTGTCTGCTCGCCGACACGTTCCCCAAGGCGCGGGTCGTCGCCGTGGACGGTGCAGGGCCCCTCCTGGAGGCGGCCCACGCCCGTGCCGCCCGCCTCGGGATCGCCGACCGCTTCAGCACACTGGAGGCCGAACTCGGCGACGGGCTGGGCGACTTGGAGTACCCGGCCGATCTGCTCTGGGCCAGCCGGTCCCTGCACCACGTCGGCGACCAGCGGGCCACCCTCGCCGGATTCGCCGAGCGGCTCGCGCCCGGCGGGGTTCTCGCCCTGCTGGAGGGCGGCCTGCCCTCGCGCTACCTTCCGCGCGACATCGGCATCGGCCGGCCCGGTCTGCAGGCCCGGGTGGACGCGGTCGAGCAGGAGTGGTTCACGCGGATGCGGCGTGAGCTGCCGGGGGCGGCCGAGGAGACCGAGGACTGGGCCGGCCTCCTGACGGCCGTCGGCCTGCGGCACGCGGCGACCCGTACGTTCCTGCTCGATCTGCCCGCGCCGCTGTCGGAGGAGGGCCGCGCCTTCGTCGCGACCAGCCTCGGCCACCGCCGGACCGGGCTCGCGGAGGGCCTTGAGCCCGATGATCTCGCTCTGCTCGACCGGCTTCTCGACGCGGACGACAAGGCGAGCGTGTACCACCGGCCCGATGTGTTCGTGCTTGCCGCGATGACCGTGTATGTCGGGGTGAAGGCTTAG
- a CDS encoding SDR family oxidoreductase, which yields MTDSPVALITGGGSGIGAAVARQLLDAGHRVTVTGRGEERLRGFAEQLGKPEGLLTIRGDAADYDHVQAAVEATVKEFGRLDTVVANAGYATHDTVAEGDPAGWRDMVLTNVLGPALLIRASIDQLKETRGRIVLVGSVAGHVHGPGNIYGATKWAVTGLAENTRRQVTEYGVGVTLISPGRVETPFWDSYGSLPPGHLLTSDQLAESVVWAIRQPTGVDVNTVVVRPIGQPV from the coding sequence ATGACTGACTCACCAGTGGCGCTGATCACCGGCGGCGGCAGCGGGATCGGCGCGGCGGTGGCGCGGCAACTGCTCGACGCCGGGCACCGGGTGACGGTGACGGGGCGCGGGGAGGAGCGGCTGCGCGGGTTCGCCGAACAACTCGGCAAGCCCGAGGGGCTGTTGACGATCAGGGGCGACGCGGCCGACTACGACCACGTCCAGGCGGCCGTCGAGGCGACGGTGAAGGAGTTCGGACGGCTCGACACCGTCGTCGCCAACGCCGGGTACGCCACGCACGACACCGTCGCCGAGGGCGATCCGGCCGGGTGGCGGGACATGGTGCTCACCAATGTGCTCGGCCCCGCGCTGCTCATCCGGGCGTCGATCGACCAGTTGAAGGAGACGCGGGGGCGGATCGTGCTCGTCGGCAGCGTCGCGGGCCACGTCCACGGGCCCGGCAACATCTACGGAGCGACGAAGTGGGCCGTGACCGGGCTCGCCGAGAACACCCGGCGGCAGGTCACCGAGTACGGCGTGGGCGTGACCCTGATCTCGCCCGGCCGCGTGGAGACACCGTTCTGGGACAGCTACGGCAGCCTGCCGCCCGGGCATCTGCTCACCTCCGACCAGCTCGCGGAGTCGGTCGTCTGGGCGATCCGGCAGCCGACCGGGGTGGACGTGAACACCGTCGTCGTACGGCCGATCGGCCAGCCGGTCTGA